In the Blautia coccoides genome, GGTTTTGTCCTGGTCTATAAACGGTTGTCTATCCGGGGCGGGTATCAATGGCCAAGGAAGCAGTCGGAAGTCCGGAATCTTTCCTGGAGGGAGTTCGACTGGCTAATGTCAGGAATTGATATCGACCAGCCAAAAGCACTCAAAGCAGAGTAAAAAAGCATCTGGATCCTGGTAAAAATCCTGCACAGAAAAATGTCAGGTTTCCTTATAAATTCAGCGTTTTTCAGTACTTGTTTTCCTTTAGGAATGGCTGTGTTTCTGGTATAATAAAGGTGTTAAATTCAAGGAGAAAACGATGGCTTCCAGTGCAAAAGACATCCAGCTGCGAGAGCTGAAGGATACCATAACACAACTGAAAACAATGATCTCTGAGCAGACGGAATTGATCAGATCTCTCCGTCTTGTTATTGATGAAAAAACCAGCCATGAAAAAGCCCTTCAGGAACAGGTGGACTATCTTACCAAAAAGCTTTTCGGTTCTTCCAGCGAAAGAAGGACCGATGACATTCCGGGACAACAGCACCTTTTTGATGAAGCGGAAGTGGAACAAGATCTTTCCCTGTTGGAAGAAGAGACTGTGATCCGGGAGCATACCCGCAAGAAGAAATCAACCCATGAGGATCTTTTTAAAGGCCTGAAGGTTGAAAAAGTAGTCATTCCTCTTCCGGAAGAAGATCAGGTCTGCCCGGTCTGTGGTACGCAGATGGTTCTGATCGGTGAAGAGTATGTCCGCCGTGAGCTGGAATTCATTCCGGCAACATGTAAAGTGATCGAATACTACAGCCAGAGTTATGGATGTCCGTGCTGTAAGGAAGGATTGGGAGACACAGAAAAACCTGTGATCGTAAAGTCTCAGGTTCCGCAGGCCCTGGTAGGAAAAGGCCCAGCGACCGCATCCACCGTTGCATGGACGATGTATCAGAAATACGCCAATGGACTTCCCCTTTACCGTCAGGAGAAAGACTGGAGACAGTATGGTGCCCAGTTCAGCAGGACGACACTGGCCAACTGGATTATCTATTGCTCCAGGAATTACTTTCAGCCAATGTATGATTACTTCCACAGGGAACTGCTGAAGCGCAGTTTTGCAATGGCAGATGAGACTAGAGTCCAGGTATTGAAGGAAGAAGATCGCCGGGCACAGACGCAATCCTTCATGTGGCTGTTCCGCAGCGGCGAAGATGGTCTTTCCGCCATTATCTTATATGGCTATTCTCCAACCAGGAGTGGCAGCTATGCAAAGGAGTTTCTGGAAGGCTATCACGGATATCTGGAAACGGATGGTTACCAGGGCTACAACAGCCTGCCGGATATCAAACGATGTTCCTGTTGGGCACACATCCGCCGGTACTTTATCGACGCCGTTCCCAAAGGGAAACAGTATGATTACAGCCAGCCAGCAGTACAGGGAGTCCAGTACTGTAACCGCCTGTTTGCCATAGAAGATTCCATTAACAAAAAATATCCCGGTGATTATGAAAAACGTAAGCAGCTGCGTCTCGAGAAGGAAAAACCTGTTCTGGAGGCTTTCTGGTCGTGGATTGAGCAGCAAAAGCCAGTCCGAAATACCCGCATGGATAAAGCGGTGAATTATGTCCTTAACCGGCGGGAAACAGCGGAGACCTATCTGGAGGATGGTCGCTGTAGTTTCACAAAC is a window encoding:
- the tnpC gene encoding IS66 family transposase yields the protein MASSAKDIQLRELKDTITQLKTMISEQTELIRSLRLVIDEKTSHEKALQEQVDYLTKKLFGSSSERRTDDIPGQQHLFDEAEVEQDLSLLEEETVIREHTRKKKSTHEDLFKGLKVEKVVIPLPEEDQVCPVCGTQMVLIGEEYVRRELEFIPATCKVIEYYSQSYGCPCCKEGLGDTEKPVIVKSQVPQALVGKGPATASTVAWTMYQKYANGLPLYRQEKDWRQYGAQFSRTTLANWIIYCSRNYFQPMYDYFHRELLKRSFAMADETRVQVLKEEDRRAQTQSFMWLFRSGEDGLSAIILYGYSPTRSGSYAKEFLEGYHGYLETDGYQGYNSLPDIKRCSCWAHIRRYFIDAVPKGKQYDYSQPAVQGVQYCNRLFAIEDSINKKYPGDYEKRKQLRLEKEKPVLEAFWSWIEQQKPVRNTRMDKAVNYVLNRRETAETYLEDGRCSFTNNLSENAIRPFAVGRKNWLFSDSVEGANASAVVYTMVEMAKAHALNIYEYLKFLLDHRPTKEMTDAQLAELAPWSEKLQSIKNRM